The Pirellulaceae bacterium region GAGCATGTCGCAAATTCCAACCGGCGGTTCTGGATGCTGCTCCCAGATTGCAGAAGAACTAAGGCAGACTTACTACGGCTGTACGCTCAGTTTTCAGCGGTCCACGTTCTGGCGAGTGTAGCTACCTGCTAATTTCAATTATCTGTACGCTACCGGCCGATTTACCAATCCATGATTGACAACAGTACATCTCCATTTACAGTAAACGCTGTTGCGATTGTTAGAATCCAACTTCGGCTGCATTGCGTTGCAGTGTCTGAAAAGCTTCTCTGATCCACCCCGATACTTTGTAGGATACATTCTGTGCGCCACATCTTCTGCTGTCTGCTGCTTGTGTCAGTTTTAGTTAATGGCTCTGTGGCCAATGCCGCCTACCTGTATTCGCTCACACAAACCGCCAGCGAGATCGACTTGCAAGTAACGGGCACCTCGTTGGGAGCGCAGTTGACGGTGTCAGAGCAGAACCCAACAGCTCGGACGCGTTACAACGGAACCGTAGCTACGAATTTTCATCTGGGTGTTGGTGCTAATAGTGCGATCTCGTTCCCAGATGGTGGTGGGGCCAACGCCGTTAATCCACTCGGGCTGTTTAACATTCCGCTGCAGTATTCGCCGAACGTTGGCGGCGATGCAGGTACAGCTGCTGCAAACTACGGGGTCAATCTGTCGGCACCTCAGCAAATCGTGTTGCCTCCATTCGACGTCCCCAACATCGGCACGCTCAATTTGGGAACAATCACGGCAGTGGATTTCAAGATTGCATTGCGTGAATTGCAACTCGATCCCAATTCACCAACCTGGATGTACATCGATCCGATAACTCGACAGTTCAATGCGAGCCTATTGAGCATCGACATCGCCAATGGCTTTGCGGACGTCAATGGTAGCCTGCGAATGGTCCAGCCGGATATTTTGAGCCACTTTGCAGCGGTCTTAGCGGTCAATGCGCTCGTGGCGTCCGTACCGGATATTGGCTTGACCGTAACATCCAACGTCTTGCAGCGCTCAATCAACGTGGGCTTTGGCACGCGTATCGACATGAGTGGTGTGAGCATGCCCAATACACCGCTGGCACCAGGATCCGTTACCTACAACCCCGGCACCTTGGCGTCGACGCTGACAATTCCAGTCCTGGCAGATTTTGGCGATATCAACCTGGGCATCGGTACTATTAATCTGAAGTTCGCCGGCCAATTGCGAGGCACGGCCTCGATTCCGAACATTTATCATATCCCCGAGCCCTCCTCGTTGGCATTGGCGGCCGTCGCCGGTGCAGGTGCGCTCGTGCGGCGGCGACGCCGGTCTGCCGCTTAGCCATTGTATTACGGCTAGCTTTCCAGCCACTGGCTATCAAGGATGAACATGTCTTTAACATTAGATCGCCTACGTCTGCCGGACGCGCTGCTACTGGTCGTAGATGTGCAGGGCAAATTGGCTCGGATGATGGACCAGTCTGAGTCGGTGATTCGGCAACTGCAGATTCTGATCGATGGTTGCCGTCTGCTAGAGTTGCCAGTTGTGTGGGCCGAGCAGCTTCCTGACAAGCTGGGCGCTACCCTGCCGGAAATCGCCGACAGGCTTCAGGGCCTGCAGCCGCACATCAAATACAGTTTTGGTTGTTGCGGTGATGAGGCTCTGTATCGCGAGATTCAGGCCACCGGGCGGCGACAAGTTATCCTCTGCGGCATTGAAGCTCATGTGTGCGTCTGGCAAACCGCCTTTACACTTCGACAGGATGGCTACCAAGTGCATTTGATCTGCGATGCGGTTTCCTCACGCTCGGCGGTCAATCGTGAAATTGGAGTCCAGCGAATGGCGGCCAGTGGCGTTCACCTAAGCTGCGTCGAGCTGGCGTTGTTTGAGCTAATGGTAGACGCCAGGCATCCCAAGTTCCGCGACGTTACCAAGCTGCTAAAGTGATTCTAAGTTTACCGTCGATGCTGTTCCGTTGAACCGCGTAGGCAACGCCCCGCGCGTAGTGTAGTGCAGGCGGAACGACCTCTCGGGCAAGCCGGGAGCATTCCGAATCCCGCCTGGCTTGTCCGGCGGAACGTTCGGCTTCTCGCTACAGAGCCGACCGCGCGCTACACGTCGACTTCCTGAGCTTCCTCGGCGCGCTCCATGATGAAGTTGAATCGCGCGGACGCGTCGCGGCCCATCAGATCGGCAACAACCCGGTCGGTCTCTAGTTGATCGTCCACCTCAACTTTCAGCAACCGGCGGGTGGCTGGATTGAGCGTCGTTTCCCACAGCGTCTTGGGCATCATCTCGCCCAGTCCTTTGAATCGCTGAATGTCTGGCTTGGCTCGACCATCAGCTTCAGCCAATATCCGAGCGCGATCGGCGTCATCGACGGCCCAAAAAGTTTCCTTGCCAATGTCGATGCGATACAAGGGAGGCACGGCGATGAATATACGCCCACCGGAAATCAATCCTGGCATGTGGCGATAGAAAAAGGTGAGCAACAGCGTGGTAATGTGATGCCCATCCGAGTCGGCATCGGCCAGGAGGATGATCCGCTCGTAACGCAGTCGATTAATGTCAAAGTGATTGCCGATTCCGCAGCCCAGGGCAGTCACCATATCTTGAATCTCTTTGTTCTCCAGAACCTTTTTGAGACTGGCGCTTTCGGTGTTCAGTACCTTGCCGCGAAGTGGGAGAATGGCTTGGTAATTTCGATCGCGACCCTGCTTGGCGCTGCCGCCCGCCGAATCGCCTTCGACGATAAACAGCTCGGAACGTCCACGCCCTGAGGCCAGGCAGTCACTCAGCTTGCCCGGCAACATGGTACCGCGGGAGGTACTGGACTTGCGCGATACCGCGTCCGAAGCGGCACGCGATGCAGCGCGGGCTCTGGAGGCGGCAATGATTCGCGCCACTATCGACTCGGCGATCGATCGATTGTTATTGAGCCACTGTTCTAGAGCGGCTCGCACCGCACCGTCGGCAAAGGCCTGCGCGTCGGGGTTGTTCAATCGGTCTTTGGTTTGTCCCTGAAACTGTGGATCGGCGATGAACAGCGACACCACCGCTACTAAGCCTTCGCGAATGTCTTCTGGAGCGAATTTGACGCCACGCGGAGTCAAATCGTGGGTCTCGATAAAATTGCGTACCGCCTTACCCAGGCCGGCGCGAAAGCCGTTTTCGTGTGTGCCGCCACTGAGCGTTGGAATTCCGTTGACGTAGCTGCGCACATGCTCGTCGGTCGACTCGGTCCATTTCAAGGCGACTTCGATGCGCTGGTCGCCGTCTTTGTCTAAGGTGAAGGGCTGT contains the following coding sequences:
- a CDS encoding hydrolase, with the translated sequence MSLTLDRLRLPDALLLVVDVQGKLARMMDQSESVIRQLQILIDGCRLLELPVVWAEQLPDKLGATLPEIADRLQGLQPHIKYSFGCCGDEALYREIQATGRRQVILCGIEAHVCVWQTAFTLRQDGYQVHLICDAVSSRSAVNREIGVQRMAASGVHLSCVELALFELMVDARHPKFRDVTKLLK
- a CDS encoding PEP-CTERM sorting domain-containing protein; the encoded protein is MRHIFCCLLLVSVLVNGSVANAAYLYSLTQTASEIDLQVTGTSLGAQLTVSEQNPTARTRYNGTVATNFHLGVGANSAISFPDGGGANAVNPLGLFNIPLQYSPNVGGDAGTAAANYGVNLSAPQQIVLPPFDVPNIGTLNLGTITAVDFKIALRELQLDPNSPTWMYIDPITRQFNASLLSIDIANGFADVNGSLRMVQPDILSHFAAVLAVNALVASVPDIGLTVTSNVLQRSINVGFGTRIDMSGVSMPNTPLAPGSVTYNPGTLASTLTIPVLADFGDINLGIGTINLKFAGQLRGTASIPNIYHIPEPSSLALAAVAGAGALVRRRRRSAA
- a CDS encoding type IIA DNA topoisomerase subunit B codes for the protein MSTANKTAYTASDIVALEGLEPVRKRPGMYIGGVGSAGLHHLVWEILDNAVDEAMNGHASEITVTLHKDGRTITVADNGRGIPVDKHPKTKKSALEMVLTLLHAGGKFEGKNYKTSGGLHGVGASAVNALSKHLVAVVRRDGEQYKMEFAQGKPTTNLQKAKGTFRGSGTTITFTPDPTIFPKTEFNSETIRQRLEVTSFLHRKVKVNYVDQTNDSQVTYFHENGIVDYLGKVITERSASSIHEQPFTLDKDGDQRIEVALKWTESTDEHVRSYVNGIPTLSGGTHENGFRAGLGKAVRNFIETHDLTPRGVKFAPEDIREGLVAVVSLFIADPQFQGQTKDRLNNPDAQAFADGAVRAALEQWLNNNRSIAESIVARIIAASRARAASRAASDAVSRKSSTSRGTMLPGKLSDCLASGRGRSELFIVEGDSAGGSAKQGRDRNYQAILPLRGKVLNTESASLKKVLENKEIQDMVTALGCGIGNHFDINRLRYERIILLADADSDGHHITTLLLTFFYRHMPGLISGGRIFIAVPPLYRIDIGKETFWAVDDADRARILAEADGRAKPDIQRFKGLGEMMPKTLWETTLNPATRRLLKVEVDDQLETDRVVADLMGRDASARFNFIMERAEEAQEVDV